In Streptacidiphilus sp. P02-A3a, the DNA window CCGGAAGGGCCAGGAGGGAGCCGGTGGCGGTTATCAGCATGCCGAGCGCGGCAGCGGTACTGACCGCGCGCCGGACCCGGCGTCTGGGACGTGACATGGTCGGCAAGGAAGATCACTTTCGCAGTAGGGCCCGTGCGGCCCCGATCGCCGAACACGCTAAACGCCACCACGACGGCAGACGAACAACGTGACATGGATCACTCGTGACTTCGTCTGTCCATGTCATCTATTGCCCGTTACGCGCAAGGGATCTTTACCTGCTGTTTCCCTTTGACTGTTGCCTCTCATGAGAGTGTCGCGTGGTTTGGCCGGGGTGTTCACGCCCGAACTGGCGTGAACGGGCTGACAGGTAAGCGAGCTGACGAGGGGTTGCACAATGATTCTCGGTGGGGGAGAACGAGCGTGGTTCACGCCGCGCTCAGCAGAGGCGGGAAAGCGCCATCGTGCTGGAGCCGGGCGCGGATGGGTTGCCTCCGCTGCCGTCGGCGCGATGCTCGCCACACTCGGAGTGAGCGGACCCGTACAGGCCACGTCGGCGCGCGTCGGCGCGCCGACGCTGTCGCCGACACCGTCAGTCAAGAACGTGACACCGGTGCTGACTCATCCAGGGAAGGCGCCCGCCGCGGCTGAGCAGTACCACGCCACCGCTACCCACTGGCCCGCAGCCTCCAGCACCACCTTGCGCCTCGCCGCAGGGGCGAGCGGCCGTTCAAGCGCGCTGACCTCCATGACCGGCGCGGCTGGGACAGCGGCAGCGCAGAGCAGCGCCACGCCGGTGAGCCTCACGCCGATAGTCGCCAAGGGAGGCAGCTACCGTGGTCCAGACACGGTCCAGGTCACCATGGCCAGTCAGCAAGCCGCGACGAAGGCGGGTGTGAACGGCGTCCTGTTCTCACTGGACCCCGCCGTCGGCGCCACCAGCGGCAAGGCTCAGGTTGCTCTGGACTATTCGGCGTTCGCCCAGGCATACGGTGCCGGGTTCGGCGGCCGGTTGCAGCTGGTGGAACTCCCCGCCTGTGCTCTGACGACACCTCATCTGGCCTCCTGTCGAACCCGTACGCCCCTCGGCTCGATCAATCACTCCGCCTCGAAGTCCCTGACCGCGACGGTCTCACTGCCGGCTTCTGTCACCCCGAAGGCTGGTGCCGTGCCCTCGGCGGTGACCACAAGTGCCGTTGCCAAGCCTGCGATGGTCCTGGCCGCGGTGTCCGGGGGGAGTGCGGGTGACGGCGGCGGACCGGAGGGAACGTACGGTACGACCAGTCTGAAGGCGGCGGGCTCCTGGACCGCCGGGGGCTCCAACGGCTCCTTCCAGTACGGCTATGACATCACTGTCCCGCCCGCCGGGTCCTCGCTGACCCCGAAACTGTCGCTGAGTTACGACTCCGGTTCGGTCGACGGCCAGACCTCGGCCACACAGGCGCAGGCCGGATGGATCGGCGACGGATGGGACATGCCCCAGTCCTTCATCGAGGAGACGTTCACCAGCTGCGCCGACAGTCCTGAAGGAAGCGCCTCGCCGACCTCCACCGGCGACGACTGCTACGCAGGCCCTGTGCTCACCCTGTCGCTCAACGGTTCCAGTACTGACCTGGTGTGGGACGCCACTGCCAAGGTCTGGAAGACGGCGGACGACGACGGCAACGTGGTGGCGCACGTCACCGGCTCGAACAACGGCGACGGCACCTACAACACCGACTACTACACGGTCACCGACAGCGCGGGCACGGTCTACTCTTTCGGCCTGAACCACCTGCCGGGTTGGACCACGGGCAAGGCCGCGACGAACTCGGTCGACACGGAACCGGTCTACTCCGCGCACTCCGGTGACCCCTGCTACAGCTCCTCGGGCTTCACCTCGTCGGTGTGCACCATGGGATACCGCTACAACCTGGACTACGTCAAGGACGTTCACGGCAACGCCATGGCGTACTACTACGACCAGGACACCAACTACTACGGCCAGGACAACGGCGCCAAGAACACCTCCTACGTGCGGGACTCGCACTTGGACCACGTGGACTACGGCTTCACCGACGGCAACGCCTACGGCACCGTCGCCGACAGAGTCTCGTTCGCAACAGCGGATCGCTGCATGGCCGGAGCCAGCGCCTGCGACCCGCTGAACTCCACCACCGAAGCGAACTGGCCCGACGTGCCGTTCGACCAAGCCTGCGCCTCCGGGGCCACCTGCGCCTCCTACTCGCCGTCCTTCTACTCCACGGTGCGTCTGGCGTCTATCACCACCGAACAGTGGGACACCCTGACCTCCGCGTACAACACGGTGGACACCTACACCCTGAACCAGACCATGCCGACGGACGGCGACGGCGGGGCGACCCTGTGGCTGGCCTCTGTCTCACGCAAGGGCTCCGATTCCCGGGCCACCGGTTCCGCTACGGCGATCACCCTGCCGTCCGTCTCCTTCGGCATGATCGACCTGCCCAACCGGGTCGACACCGTCACCGACGGGCTGCCGCCCCTCTACCGATTCCGCATCAGCTCGGTGACCACCGAGTCAGGCTCGGTCATCGGAGTGGACTACGGCCTGAACGACCCGTGCAAGGCACCGGTCACCATCACCCCGTCCAGTAACACCTCCTCCTGCTACCCGGTGTACTGGACACCTGAGGGCTACAGCGCCCCGTTCCTCGACTGGTTCAACAAGTACGTCGTGCAGGAGGTCACCCAGAGCGATCCCACCGGCGGCGCACCGGTGATGCAGACCTCCTACAAGTACTCGGGAGCCGCCTGGCACTACGACGACAACGAGGTCGTCCAGGCCAAGTACCGCAGCTACGGCCAGTGGCGCGGCTACTCGGACGTGAAAACCTTCACCGGTGACGGGGTCAACGATCCGCAGACCGAGAGCGAGACGCAGTACTACCAGGGCATGTCGGACGACAACAACAGCACAGCTGTGACCTTGACCGACTCCCAGGGTGGCAAGCACGACGACGCCGACCAACTTGCTGGCGAACCAATGGAATCCACGACCTACCTGGGGTCCGGCGGCCCGGTCAACCAGTCCACCATCACCTCGTACTGGGTCTCGCCGGCCACCGCCAGCCGCGCCAGGACCGGCCTCCCGGCGCTGACCGCGAACCTGGTCGAACCGGTCGAGAACTGGAGCCGGACCGCGGACACCGACGGCGGCACCACCACTTGGCGCATCAGCGAGACCGACACCAGCTATGACACGACGCTGACCGATGCGGACTTCGGCCTGCCCCAGGTCAGCTACACCCACACGGTGCCCGCCCAAGCCGCCTACGACCGCTGCACCACCACCAGCTACGCACCCGCCAACACGAGTGAGAACCTGGTCGGGCTGGTGTCGGGTGCCGAGACCGACTCGGTGGCCTGCGGAGGGTTCACCGAGGGCAGCGTCAGTAGTGTCCCCGGCTCGCTCAACACCCTCACCGCGCCGGGTACCGTGTCCCGTCCAGCCCAGGTCGTCTCCGCGACCCGAAGCTTCTACGACGACCCCACTGATGCGGCCAAGCCGTCAAGCTGGCCCAGCCTGACGTTCCCGCAGACCACCGCCCCCACCAAGGGCGAGGTCTCGATCGTGCAGAAGGCCAACGGCTACAGCGGCAGTGCCTTCGGCTGGACCACCACCTCTGCGCAGGTCTTCGACGCGGCCGGGCGCGGAACCGACGCCTACGACCCGGTCGGTTCGGACACCCACACCACGTACACCACCGACACCGTTGGCCTGGTCACCGGGACCACCACCACCAATGCCCTCAGTCAGAGTGTCTCAGTCACCCTGGACCCGGCCCGCAACCTCACCCTGACCTCCACTGACGCCAACGGCATCGTCACCACCACCCAGTACGACACCCTGGGCCGCGCCACCTCGGTCTGGACAGCCTCCCGCCCCACCAGCAGTCCAGCGAACAACACCTACAGTTATCTGGTGTCCAACACCGGCGTCACCGCGGTGACCACGGACACCATGAACGACGAGTCCGGCTACAACGTCTCGACCGTCATTTATGACGCGCTACTGCGACCCCGGCAAACCCAGACTCCGACTCCACAGGGCGGGCGGCTGGTCACTGACACCTTCTACGACACTCGCGGTTGGAAGTCGGCGACCTACAAAGGCTGGTGGGATCCGGCCACGACGCCGGACACGACTCTGGTATCCGCGGCCAACCTCAAGGACGAAGTCCCCAACCAGGACTACTACACCTACGACGGCCTGGGCCGGGTGGTGGTCGACTCCTCCGAGAAGGACAACGTGGTGGTCTCCTCAACCACCACCATCTACAACGGCGACCGCACCACCGTCATCCCCACCACTGCGCCGATTCCGGCCAGCGGTGTCATCCCGGCCGGCGGCGGCACGGTCACCTCGACCGTGACCGACCCGCTCGGACGCACCACCGAACTCGACTCCTACACCAGTGCCCCGACGCTGAACACTCCCACCAACACCTTCACCGGTACCTGGTCCATCGCCGGCGGCACCAGTCAGGCCATCACCTACGGCTACGACAGCCACGACAACCAGAACACCACCACTGCTGGCGGATCTACCTGGACCGACACCTACAACCTGCTGGGCCAGATCACCGCCAAGTCCGACCCCGACGCCGGCAACTCGACCATGACCTACGACGCTGCGGGGAACCTGACCCAGGCCACAGACGCGCTCGGCCACACGGTCAGCACCACCTACGATGCCCTGGGCCGCAAGACCGCCCAGTACAACGCCGCCACTACGGCCCAGAGCTCCAGCAACGAGACTGCGTCCTGGATCTACGACAACAGCAACAACGTGACCGGTGTGACCGACGCCATCGGACAGCTCACAACCTCCACCGCATACAACAACGGTGCCGCCTACGTCACCCAGGCCGGAGCATTCAACGCCTTCGGCGAGTCCAAGGGCGAGACCATCACCATCCCCTCCGCCGAGGGAGCCCTGGCCGGCACCTACACCTTCCAGCACACCTACTCCACCA includes these proteins:
- a CDS encoding RHS repeat domain-containing protein is translated as MSGGSAGDGGGPEGTYGTTSLKAAGSWTAGGSNGSFQYGYDITVPPAGSSLTPKLSLSYDSGSVDGQTSATQAQAGWIGDGWDMPQSFIEETFTSCADSPEGSASPTSTGDDCYAGPVLTLSLNGSSTDLVWDATAKVWKTADDDGNVVAHVTGSNNGDGTYNTDYYTVTDSAGTVYSFGLNHLPGWTTGKAATNSVDTEPVYSAHSGDPCYSSSGFTSSVCTMGYRYNLDYVKDVHGNAMAYYYDQDTNYYGQDNGAKNTSYVRDSHLDHVDYGFTDGNAYGTVADRVSFATADRCMAGASACDPLNSTTEANWPDVPFDQACASGATCASYSPSFYSTVRLASITTEQWDTLTSAYNTVDTYTLNQTMPTDGDGGATLWLASVSRKGSDSRATGSATAITLPSVSFGMIDLPNRVDTVTDGLPPLYRFRISSVTTESGSVIGVDYGLNDPCKAPVTITPSSNTSSCYPVYWTPEGYSAPFLDWFNKYVVQEVTQSDPTGGAPVMQTSYKYSGAAWHYDDNEVVQAKYRSYGQWRGYSDVKTFTGDGVNDPQTESETQYYQGMSDDNNSTAVTLTDSQGGKHDDADQLAGEPMESTTYLGSGGPVNQSTITSYWVSPATASRARTGLPALTANLVEPVENWSRTADTDGGTTTWRISETDTSYDTTLTDADFGLPQVSYTHTVPAQAAYDRCTTTSYAPANTSENLVGLVSGAETDSVACGGFTEGSVSSVPGSLNTLTAPGTVSRPAQVVSATRSFYDDPTDAAKPSSWPSLTFPQTTAPTKGEVSIVQKANGYSGSAFGWTTTSAQVFDAAGRGTDAYDPVGSDTHTTYTTDTVGLVTGTTTTNALSQSVSVTLDPARNLTLTSTDANGIVTTTQYDTLGRATSVWTASRPTSSPANNTYSYLVSNTGVTAVTTDTMNDESGYNVSTVIYDALLRPRQTQTPTPQGGRLVTDTFYDTRGWKSATYKGWWDPATTPDTTLVSAANLKDEVPNQDYYTYDGLGRVVVDSSEKDNVVVSSTTTIYNGDRTTVIPTTAPIPASGVIPAGGGTVTSTVTDPLGRTTELDSYTSAPTLNTPTNTFTGTWSIAGGTSQAITYGYDSHDNQNTTTAGGSTWTDTYNLLGQITAKSDPDAGNSTMTYDAAGNLTQATDALGHTVSTTYDALGRKTAQYNAATTAQSSSNETASWIYDNSNNVTGVTDAIGQLTTSTAYNNGAAYVTQAGAFNAFGESKGETITIPSAEGALAGTYTFQHTYSTNTGLLLKDINPAAGGLPAESVIHGYAGALDLPNTLIGANGYTQGVTYDAFGRVEQETIGASTSEAYLTNTFDLHTSELSDELITRSTATPADVDDESYQYDTDGNITSQTSTRLGSSSSSETQCNQYDSLQRLTQAWTATDSCAATPTAGNSSTVGDGISGGAYWTSWTFDALGNRQTETDHSTTGGTDATTDYAYNGNGTNQPQTLTSTTGGTSGPTNYGYDADGNMTSRTTPSTGTQTLIWSPNGQLTNINGGTAGNSSFVYDASGSLLLEKDPGSTTLYLSGEQLTLTGTTVTGTRFYDLPGGGTAVRTAAGNNYQFQFSDQHGTNGLALDYTAQNPTWRQFTPYGAPRGTTVSWADNRGFLNAPTDTSTGLTVVGSREYDPTTGRFISLDPLFEATSLQQLNGYSYAEDDPINQSDPTGNMVMIMAGDAVGSAAAVEGYYARQSAEESAAQRAAIRWQIAEDDYYYNYYLPAYDQWQQEMNRWTAYNAKTHCAGGGKFTTCRSQAQIDQGNASLHNLVSTVADNSGTVGDAGWNALGMLAGAGGAAGGGVLAASGVGECALGVPCVVGAPSLAGGLAVATPSAGLMIKSATGFGEDLNTLMNASSSDAASADGPSNPGPAPTMNSAQYLGRAREKFVADLIGGTDTADENGQGMMVTRPNVGSTDVDVIGPNGEYVGVGGSAKALSPTKFGSRLSILKWTADQKGVAAQYYLAQGTPQSAIDQATKALGAGNVFIFDMG